One window from the genome of Aeromonas sp. FDAARGOS 1405 encodes:
- a CDS encoding LysM peptidoglycan-binding domain-containing protein, producing MKVRTALLAALLLSGCQNLSHQDDRALTAIEPIKSPQVKKKAHKKHSSHFLFGDEQLDEMEETDNLWVRISDDMQLETPDNPRIRQQREWLLRNDKHLATIASRAEPYLYLMVEEIERRELPMELITVPMIESMFDPHARSRSNAVGLWQFVPATGRNFGLRHDNWYDGRRDVLASTNAALDYLEYLNRFFDGDWLQTLAAYNAGEGRVRNAIQRNQRAGKPTDYWSLDLPRETRMYVPKILAMADMISNADKYNIQLPVLANEPKLRVVETGSQIDLNVAAQLAGLRTSQLKEVNPALSRGVMSPRGPYRLLVPVEYADTLELALADLPKSERIRTRSYQVTSGDTLSRIAQNHGVSVSELKLANNLRSNNLRRGQQLVIPTHGQVSSKASSASKPQQLASRGSSQKAKVSYKVRSGDNLWSISQAHGVSHEELAKWNGLNAKSALKPGMKLVVYPKQGKKSDKSMVYQVRRGDSISSIAARFQVAINDVMRWNQLDKGDYLKPGQELTLFVKNNS from the coding sequence ATGAAGGTACGAACGGCCTTATTGGCAGCGCTGTTGCTCAGCGGCTGCCAAAACCTGAGCCATCAGGATGACCGGGCGCTAACGGCAATCGAGCCGATCAAGTCCCCCCAGGTCAAGAAAAAAGCGCATAAAAAACACTCTTCCCATTTCCTGTTTGGCGATGAACAACTGGATGAAATGGAAGAGACGGACAATCTGTGGGTGCGTATCAGCGATGATATGCAACTGGAAACTCCGGACAACCCGCGCATCCGCCAGCAACGTGAGTGGCTGTTGCGCAATGATAAGCATCTGGCGACCATTGCCAGCCGGGCTGAACCCTACCTCTATCTGATGGTAGAGGAGATTGAACGGCGTGAGCTGCCAATGGAGCTTATTACTGTCCCGATGATCGAGAGCATGTTTGATCCCCATGCCCGATCCCGCAGCAATGCCGTCGGACTCTGGCAGTTTGTGCCAGCGACAGGCAGAAACTTCGGTCTGCGCCACGACAACTGGTATGATGGACGGCGCGATGTGCTGGCCTCCACCAATGCGGCGCTCGACTATCTGGAATACCTGAACCGCTTCTTTGACGGTGACTGGCTGCAAACGCTGGCCGCCTACAATGCCGGTGAAGGCCGGGTGCGCAACGCCATCCAGCGTAACCAGCGCGCAGGCAAGCCGACCGACTACTGGTCGCTCGATCTGCCGCGCGAAACCCGGATGTATGTGCCCAAGATCCTCGCCATGGCTGACATGATCAGCAATGCTGACAAATACAATATCCAGTTGCCGGTGCTCGCCAACGAGCCGAAGCTGCGAGTGGTGGAGACCGGCAGCCAGATCGATCTGAATGTGGCCGCCCAACTGGCCGGTCTGCGCACGTCACAGCTCAAGGAGGTCAATCCGGCCCTGAGCCGTGGCGTGATGTCGCCCCGTGGCCCTTACCGCCTGCTGGTACCGGTAGAATATGCCGATACCCTGGAGCTGGCACTGGCCGATCTGCCCAAGAGCGAGCGTATTCGTACCCGCTCCTATCAGGTCACCAGTGGCGATACCCTGTCACGCATCGCCCAGAATCATGGCGTCAGCGTGAGTGAGCTGAAGCTGGCCAACAATCTGCGCAGCAACAACCTGCGTCGCGGTCAGCAACTGGTGATCCCGACCCACGGTCAGGTCAGCAGCAAGGCCAGTTCCGCCAGCAAACCGCAGCAGCTGGCAAGCCGTGGCAGCAGCCAGAAGGCCAAGGTCAGTTACAAGGTGCGCTCGGGTGACAACCTGTGGAGTATCAGCCAGGCACACGGCGTCTCCCACGAAGAGCTCGCCAAGTGGAATGGTCTGAATGCCAAGTCGGCGCTCAAGCCAGGCATGAAGCTGGTGGTCTATCCCAAGCAAGGGAAGAAGAGCGACAAATCGATGGTGTATCAGGTTCGCCGTGGCGACTCCATCTCCTCCATCGCGGCTCGCTTCCAGGTGGCCATCAACGATGTGATGCGCTGGAACCAGCTGGATAAAGGGGATTACCTTAAGCCCGGCCAGGAGCTGACCCTGTTTGTGAAGAACAACAGCTAA
- the gloB gene encoding hydroxyacylglutathione hydrolase, translated as MYPVITVPAFNDNYIWLIRHENHCLVVDPGDAAPVLERLSALDLVLDAILLTHHHHDHVGGVSTLLEHFPHARLYGPKLDPMPDHHGQWLEDGDQINWHGLALEVIHVPGHTRGHIAYYGNGMLFCGDTLFSAGCGRLFEGTPEQMYHSLQRLAALPDETLIYCAHEYTLSNLRFAYAVEPDNPAIRDQIGLISKLRQQGLPSLPTRLEDERKFNVFLRCELDSVKFSAEKKGLKCVENPVDTFTILRQWKDVF; from the coding sequence ATGTATCCAGTGATCACAGTTCCAGCCTTTAATGACAATTACATCTGGTTGATTAGACACGAAAATCACTGTCTGGTTGTCGATCCGGGCGATGCCGCCCCCGTGCTGGAGCGGCTCTCGGCACTGGATCTCGTGCTTGATGCCATCTTGCTCACCCACCACCATCATGACCATGTGGGAGGCGTCAGCACATTGCTCGAGCACTTCCCCCACGCGAGACTGTATGGCCCCAAACTTGACCCCATGCCGGATCATCATGGCCAGTGGCTCGAAGATGGTGATCAGATCAACTGGCACGGCCTCGCCCTCGAGGTAATCCATGTGCCCGGGCACACCCGTGGCCATATCGCTTACTATGGTAACGGCATGCTCTTTTGTGGCGATACCCTCTTCTCGGCCGGTTGTGGCCGCCTGTTTGAAGGGACGCCGGAACAGATGTACCACTCGTTACAGCGCCTTGCCGCCCTGCCCGACGAGACCCTGATCTACTGCGCCCATGAGTACACACTCTCCAACCTGCGCTTTGCCTATGCAGTTGAACCGGACAATCCGGCGATCCGTGATCAGATCGGACTGATCAGCAAACTGCGGCAACAAGGGCTGCCAAGCCTGCCCACCCGGCTGGAGGATGAACGCAAGTTTAATGTTTTTCTGCGCTGCGAGCTCGATTCGGTAAAATTTTCTGCTGAAAAGAAGGGGCTAAAATGCGTGGAAAATCCGGTAGATACCTTCACCATCTTGCGTCAGTGGAAGGACGTTTTTTGA
- a CDS encoding methyltransferase domain-containing protein, whose amino-acid sequence MQVARTEQQIEIPTSWSALPMGDWVAAEIQERLDSWCPNLFGYHLLKVGALSAELSCKCSSIRHQVGVAPEGRLLDIYGDPLELPVRTGSVDACLLAHCLDFSADPHQVLREAERVLTDDGWLIISGYNPVSLVGVGHCIPFLRRKLPWSARMFTPGRVTDWLHLLGCEVMFDERFGYSFMGKQSWHSWWRESIGRDYCKAFASVYVIAARKRRFPLIPVRRRWQLPKSLATPGMARQGW is encoded by the coding sequence ATGCAGGTGGCACGTACCGAACAACAAATCGAGATCCCGACCAGCTGGTCAGCGCTGCCTATGGGTGACTGGGTGGCGGCCGAAATTCAGGAGCGGCTCGACAGCTGGTGCCCCAACTTGTTCGGGTATCACTTGCTCAAGGTCGGAGCCCTGAGCGCCGAGCTCTCCTGCAAATGTTCATCCATTCGTCATCAGGTGGGTGTCGCGCCTGAGGGACGACTGCTGGACATCTATGGCGATCCCCTCGAGCTGCCGGTGCGAACCGGCAGCGTCGATGCCTGTCTGCTGGCTCACTGCCTCGATTTCTCCGCCGATCCCCATCAGGTATTGCGTGAAGCCGAAAGGGTGCTGACCGATGATGGCTGGCTCATCATCAGTGGTTACAATCCGGTGAGTCTGGTGGGAGTTGGCCACTGTATCCCTTTTTTACGGCGCAAGTTGCCCTGGTCTGCTCGGATGTTTACCCCTGGGCGGGTGACGGACTGGCTGCATCTATTGGGGTGTGAAGTGATGTTTGACGAGCGTTTCGGTTACTCGTTTATGGGTAAACAGAGCTGGCACAGCTGGTGGCGGGAGAGTATCGGGCGGGATTATTGCAAGGCGTTTGCGTCGGTATACGTGATTGCTGCCCGTAAACGGCGTTTTCCACTGATCCCGGTGCGGCGGCGCTGGCAACTGCCAAAGTCCCTCGCCACACCGGGCATGGCCCGTCAGGGCTGGTAA
- the rnhA gene encoding ribonuclease HI: MLKQIDVYTDGSCLGNPGPGGYGAVMVYGKHRKEISAGFKLTTNNRMELMAAIMGLRTLNEPCKVRLTTDSQYVRQGITQWIIGWKKKGWMTANRQPVKNVDLWKELDAEVGRHQIEWLWVKGHSGHPENERCDELARDAACGKDLAEDTGYQP, encoded by the coding sequence ATGTTAAAACAGATTGATGTCTATACCGACGGCTCCTGCCTCGGCAATCCGGGCCCGGGTGGTTACGGGGCCGTGATGGTCTACGGCAAGCACCGCAAGGAAATTTCCGCCGGATTCAAGTTGACCACCAATAACCGGATGGAGCTGATGGCAGCCATCATGGGGCTTCGAACCCTCAACGAGCCCTGCAAGGTGCGCCTCACCACCGATAGCCAATATGTGCGCCAGGGGATCACCCAGTGGATCATCGGCTGGAAAAAGAAGGGGTGGATGACCGCCAATCGTCAACCGGTCAAGAACGTCGATCTCTGGAAGGAGTTGGATGCAGAAGTGGGTCGCCACCAGATTGAGTGGCTCTGGGTAAAGGGCCACTCCGGCCATCCGGAGAACGAACGGTGCGACGAGTTGGCCAGAGATGCCGCCTGCGGCAAGGATCTGGCCGAGGATACCGGTTACCAGCCCTGA
- the dnaQ gene encoding DNA polymerase III subunit epsilon has product MNTPQLNRQIILDTETTGMNTGGGPVYLGHRIIEIGCVEVINRKLTGNHYHVYIKPDRPVDPEAVQVHGITDEFLRDKPSFSQIADEFLEFIRGAELIAHNAPFDVSFMDYEFSKLGLNFKTADICTITDTLAMARDLFPGKRNNLDVLCDRYGIDNSHRTLHGALLDAEILADVYLLMTGGQTKLNLATESNENESNQDTSIRRLESNRPALKVVRASAEVQALHEARLDLVQKKGGSCLWRQ; this is encoded by the coding sequence ATGAACACACCCCAACTGAATCGCCAGATCATTCTGGATACCGAAACCACAGGTATGAATACCGGTGGTGGCCCCGTTTACCTTGGCCATCGCATCATCGAAATCGGCTGTGTGGAGGTGATCAACCGCAAGCTGACCGGTAACCACTATCACGTTTATATAAAACCTGATCGTCCGGTCGACCCGGAAGCGGTACAGGTGCATGGTATCACCGACGAGTTTCTGCGGGACAAACCGTCGTTCAGCCAGATCGCCGACGAGTTCCTCGAGTTCATCCGCGGCGCCGAACTGATCGCCCACAACGCGCCGTTTGACGTGAGCTTCATGGACTACGAGTTCAGCAAGCTCGGACTCAACTTCAAAACGGCGGATATCTGCACCATCACAGATACCCTGGCGATGGCGCGGGATCTCTTCCCCGGCAAGCGCAACAACCTGGATGTGCTGTGCGATCGTTACGGTATCGACAACTCCCACCGTACCCTGCACGGGGCTTTGCTCGATGCGGAGATCCTGGCGGACGTCTACCTGCTGATGACCGGCGGCCAGACCAAACTCAATCTGGCCACCGAAAGCAACGAAAACGAAAGCAATCAGGACACCAGTATTCGTCGGTTAGAGAGCAACCGACCCGCCCTCAAGGTGGTGCGTGCCAGTGCCGAGGTTCAGGCCCTGCACGAGGCGAGACTGGATCTGGTACAGAAAAAGGGAGGAAGTTGTCTGTGGCGGCAATGA
- a CDS encoding TIGR03503 family protein has translation MSKWCAGLLLLLSLGAMATEVFAPSDIPLLDNRFRIDYGVKEITFIIKRKPGTPSVILVRPDGSKLYVGKVKPADVGWLALPEHDLITLRNPMPGPWQAIGEVDPDNRVRILSDIRLDIAALPMQLYQGEVVKLKAWLLINGQPPQDKYYLSDLGMTVKLQSFSDADKKEVVLDQVLGHYRDDGKGLDEVPGDGIMTAEVTLQDIPGGKYRAMFSTGNQVFVRARYQDVLLYPYPFSYNLSPPSDELGAKLSLLIDRDELDPASVVVKGSVTSNVGGLYEFSETASDPKLDIDLSNIKEVGQHEVKATLYGTTRLGRELKIELPVKTFNIFPPPPPPAEVASAAAPISSAESTEEQPEEGMGWLLWVLVGGGVLLVLLGGAGFVVMQKRRAFKRALAAAQAENQQNGQPAAKLDLNLPEQ, from the coding sequence ATGAGCAAGTGGTGTGCCGGTCTGCTGTTGTTGCTCTCGCTGGGGGCTATGGCGACCGAGGTATTTGCCCCTTCCGATATTCCGCTGCTGGATAACCGCTTTCGCATCGATTACGGCGTGAAGGAGATCACCTTCATCATCAAGCGCAAGCCGGGCACCCCGTCCGTGATCCTGGTTCGCCCCGATGGCAGCAAGCTTTACGTGGGCAAGGTCAAACCCGCAGATGTGGGTTGGCTGGCGCTGCCGGAGCATGATCTCATTACCCTGCGCAATCCCATGCCGGGCCCCTGGCAGGCGATTGGCGAGGTGGATCCCGACAACCGGGTGCGCATTCTCTCCGATATCCGGCTCGATATCGCCGCCCTGCCGATGCAGCTCTATCAGGGGGAGGTGGTCAAGCTCAAGGCGTGGTTGCTGATCAATGGTCAGCCGCCGCAAGATAAATACTATCTCTCTGATCTTGGCATGACCGTCAAGCTGCAATCGTTCAGCGATGCCGATAAGAAAGAGGTCGTGCTGGATCAAGTACTTGGCCACTATCGCGATGATGGCAAGGGGCTCGACGAAGTGCCGGGCGATGGCATCATGACGGCGGAAGTGACGCTGCAGGATATTCCCGGTGGCAAGTACCGCGCCATGTTCAGCACGGGCAATCAGGTTTTTGTCCGTGCCCGTTATCAGGATGTTCTGCTTTACCCCTATCCGTTCAGCTATAACTTGTCGCCGCCTTCGGATGAGCTGGGTGCCAAGCTCTCACTGCTAATCGACCGTGATGAGCTGGATCCCGCCTCCGTGGTGGTCAAGGGGAGTGTGACCAGCAATGTGGGCGGCCTCTACGAGTTCAGCGAGACCGCCAGCGACCCCAAGCTTGATATCGATCTCTCCAACATCAAGGAGGTCGGTCAGCATGAGGTGAAAGCAACCCTCTATGGCACCACTCGCCTGGGGCGCGAGCTGAAAATCGAATTACCGGTAAAGACCTTCAATATCTTCCCGCCTCCACCGCCTCCCGCAGAGGTGGCGTCGGCAGCTGCTCCGATTTCCAGCGCCGAGTCTACCGAAGAGCAGCCTGAAGAGGGAATGGGGTGGCTACTTTGGGTTCTGGTTGGGGGTGGGGTACTACTGGTGTTGCTGGGAGGCGCAGGTTTTGTGGTGATGCAAAAACGGCGTGCTTTTAAACGTGCGCTAGCAGCAGCTCAGGCTGAAAATCAACAAAACGGCCAACCGGCAGCCAAGCTGGATCTCAATTTGCCAGAGCAGTAG
- a CDS encoding HD domain-containing phosphohydrolase produces the protein MDDQILIIDDDELSLPDAQQAGWRVMIVDDEPEVHRITKITLNKFEFDNRPIEFLHAYSAAEAKKLLATTPDVALLLLDVVMEVDHAGLDVVKYVREELQNKMVRIVLRTGQPGQAPEDDVVTNYDINDYKDKTELTSQKLRTLLRASLRSYRDIRTLESNRQGLEKVIEASKGIFEKRALRQFVEGAQEQLSALLHLGETQIYDVKQYAYEVKDQLLEPLLPGHPPVRLTEAPEILRQAMTRGCNIYNTNQMVLYCQNPRHHLLFHIETTRQLSQIDTSLLTLFTENIIVALENIRLNEVIADNQREIIYRIGELVETRSKESGLHVKRVALYTELFCHLLGMSEEQSELVKRASPLHDIGKVGIPDAILHKPGKLTPEEWEIMKTHAQLGQDMLSGSDLALFQIGATIAGNHHEKWNGSGYPRGLKGADIPLEGRIVALADVFDALGSDRCYKKAWPLDKVLALIEEEKGQHFDPQLVELMMANLDKFLEIREQNKDVYIGDH, from the coding sequence ATGGATGACCAGATCCTGATTATTGATGATGACGAGCTCTCCCTCCCCGACGCGCAGCAAGCAGGCTGGAGGGTGATGATTGTTGACGATGAACCGGAAGTGCATCGCATCACCAAGATCACTTTAAACAAATTCGAGTTTGACAATCGTCCCATCGAGTTTCTGCATGCCTATTCGGCAGCAGAGGCAAAAAAATTGCTGGCCACCACCCCGGATGTTGCACTGCTGCTGCTGGACGTGGTGATGGAGGTCGATCACGCCGGTCTTGATGTCGTCAAATATGTCCGTGAAGAGCTGCAAAACAAGATGGTACGAATCGTGCTGCGTACCGGCCAACCCGGCCAAGCGCCGGAAGATGACGTGGTGACCAACTACGACATCAACGACTACAAGGATAAAACCGAGCTCACCTCCCAGAAGCTGCGCACCCTGCTGCGTGCCAGCCTGCGCTCCTATCGGGATATCCGCACCCTGGAAAGCAACCGGCAAGGGCTGGAAAAAGTCATTGAGGCCTCCAAGGGGATCTTTGAGAAACGGGCGCTGCGTCAGTTTGTCGAAGGCGCCCAAGAGCAGCTGAGCGCCCTGCTCCATCTGGGAGAGACCCAGATTTACGATGTAAAACAATATGCCTACGAAGTGAAGGATCAACTGCTGGAGCCCCTGCTGCCAGGTCATCCCCCGGTGCGGTTGACAGAGGCACCCGAGATACTGCGTCAGGCCATGACCCGGGGCTGCAATATCTACAACACCAACCAGATGGTGCTCTACTGCCAAAACCCGCGCCACCACCTGTTGTTTCATATCGAGACCACTCGCCAGCTCAGTCAGATCGATACCAGCCTGCTGACCCTGTTTACCGAAAACATCATAGTGGCACTTGAAAATATCCGGCTCAACGAGGTGATCGCCGACAACCAGCGGGAGATCATCTATCGCATCGGCGAACTGGTCGAAACCCGCTCCAAGGAGTCAGGGTTACACGTCAAACGGGTCGCGCTCTACACCGAGCTTTTCTGCCATCTGCTGGGGATGAGCGAAGAGCAGAGCGAGCTGGTTAAACGGGCCTCACCACTGCACGACATTGGCAAGGTGGGTATTCCCGATGCCATTTTGCACAAACCGGGCAAGCTGACCCCGGAAGAGTGGGAGATCATGAAAACTCATGCCCAACTCGGTCAGGATATGCTCTCCGGCAGCGATCTGGCGTTGTTCCAGATTGGCGCCACCATAGCAGGCAATCACCATGAGAAGTGGAATGGCAGCGGTTATCCCCGCGGTTTGAAGGGGGCCGATATCCCACTGGAAGGACGGATCGTGGCACTGGCCGATGTGTTCGATGCCTTGGGTTCGGATCGCTGCTACAAGAAAGCGTGGCCGCTGGACAAGGTGCTGGCCCTGATTGAAGAGGAGAAGGGGCAGCATTTCGACCCCCAGCTGGTCGAGCTGATGATGGCCAATCTGGACAAGTTCCTCGAAATCCGCGAGCAGAACAAGGATGTCTATATTGGCGATCACTGA
- a CDS encoding siderophore-interacting protein — protein sequence MSPSLPPNRPRLLTVKAITQITPHLRRITFGGSELADYPFTCGGAHIKVMLAQPHQVEPVLPAMTPSGPRWSDPADKPVIRTYTIRAFRRDEQEIDIDFVLHGDGGPASAFATHAKPGEKVILSGPGGPNPMLQPAEHYCLVGDLTALPAIMAMCEVMPADARGEIAILVPDQADAQPLTLPVGVRCHWFVGEPESSGLLEHVIALPLVRDGGFFWLGGEEALVLPLRRHFRSVLEVDRQSLYAVPYWRRGKSEEAYHQTRHDVMDN from the coding sequence GTGTCCCCATCTCTGCCTCCCAATCGTCCCCGTCTGCTGACTGTCAAAGCCATTACCCAGATCACCCCCCATTTGCGTCGTATCACCTTTGGTGGCAGCGAACTGGCTGACTATCCCTTCACCTGCGGTGGGGCCCATATCAAGGTGATGCTGGCCCAGCCCCATCAGGTAGAGCCGGTGCTGCCTGCAATGACCCCGAGCGGCCCGCGCTGGAGTGACCCGGCTGACAAGCCGGTGATCCGCACCTACACCATCCGCGCGTTTCGCCGTGATGAGCAGGAAATTGATATCGACTTCGTGCTGCACGGTGACGGCGGGCCCGCCAGCGCCTTTGCTACCCATGCCAAGCCGGGAGAGAAGGTAATCCTCTCCGGGCCGGGTGGTCCCAACCCTATGCTGCAACCGGCCGAGCATTACTGCCTGGTAGGGGATCTCACCGCCTTGCCCGCCATCATGGCGATGTGCGAGGTGATGCCTGCCGATGCCAGAGGGGAAATTGCGATTCTGGTGCCGGATCAGGCCGATGCTCAGCCGTTGACGCTGCCGGTCGGGGTGCGCTGTCACTGGTTTGTCGGCGAGCCCGAGTCCAGCGGCCTGCTGGAGCATGTGATTGCTCTGCCGCTGGTGCGCGATGGTGGCTTCTTCTGGCTGGGTGGGGAAGAGGCGCTGGTGCTGCCGCTGCGCCGCCATTTTCGGTCTGTGCTCGAGGTGGATCGCCAGTCGCTCTACGCCGTGCCGTACTGGCGTCGGGGCAAGAGTGAAGAGGCCTATCACCAGACCCGTCACGATGTGATGGATAATTAA
- a CDS encoding TonB-dependent receptor, whose product MRTSSRRFAVHPLVLSLFALPVLAQGTAPVAAHETMVVTATKTRHSELTAPASVSVVTRAELDKLNVNDLTGALKQLPGVNISPATSYGRSEIKLRGLEGDYTLLLVNGRRISSRDALTSGYGNDFDLSAIPMAAIERIEVIRGPISSLYGADALGGVVNVILRQPAEKTEAAATYTFSDPTDGQGGTINKASAYVGGALIDNKLLANLVVEGNHRDAWQSEQSINPKADAIEQREKLGVLSNVKWLIDDRQDLDVGMNYAKDDREAHWNNYGQTPRNIQQMERLGLNATHVGRWDQFDSRVGYAFEQVDLFDDSELMTALSKTSGDVSQTNHTFDGQLSGNLGSHLLTSGAEYRITELKHNVNLKGGDVSVNQSALYLQDEFGFGDLALTLSGRVDHHETYGTEFSPRGYALYSLADNWVVKGGIGKAFKAPTIAQSNPDYAVAACRGRCAVVGNPDLKPETAVSYELGTAYDGSFWGAGVTAFHNDIKDKIQSEAWTSTWRPAVMTYQNVSKSRIKGVELSGWFDITDDLTLSSNVTLIYGEDKTSGKDLYRTPEHTANAKLEWQVIESLSTQLGWNYTGSQILPVPRMSGTTYETTAGFHTLDVGAVWNATRALDLKFGLNNLTNTKRDWVATEADQILDGRTVYAGVAYKL is encoded by the coding sequence ATGCGTACATCATCCCGACGATTTGCAGTGCATCCGCTGGTGTTGTCCCTTTTTGCCCTGCCAGTTCTGGCCCAAGGGACTGCGCCTGTCGCCGCTCATGAAACTATGGTGGTGACGGCGACCAAAACCCGGCACAGCGAGCTGACCGCCCCGGCCAGCGTCTCTGTGGTGACCCGGGCCGAGCTCGACAAGCTCAATGTCAATGATCTGACCGGCGCTCTGAAACAGTTGCCGGGGGTCAATATCAGCCCTGCGACCAGCTACGGCCGCAGCGAGATCAAGTTGCGCGGGCTGGAGGGGGATTACACCCTGTTGCTGGTCAATGGCCGGCGTATCAGCTCCCGCGATGCCCTTACCTCCGGTTATGGCAATGATTTCGATCTTTCCGCCATCCCCATGGCGGCCATCGAGCGTATCGAAGTGATCCGTGGACCCATCTCCTCCCTCTACGGCGCAGATGCGCTGGGTGGGGTGGTCAACGTCATCTTGCGTCAACCCGCGGAGAAGACCGAAGCGGCGGCCACCTATACCTTCAGTGACCCCACCGACGGTCAGGGGGGGACTATCAACAAGGCGAGCGCCTATGTGGGCGGGGCACTGATCGACAACAAACTGCTGGCCAACCTGGTGGTGGAAGGGAACCACAGAGATGCCTGGCAGAGCGAGCAGAGCATCAACCCCAAGGCTGATGCTATCGAGCAGCGTGAAAAGCTGGGGGTCCTCTCCAACGTCAAATGGCTGATCGACGATCGTCAGGATCTGGATGTGGGGATGAACTACGCCAAAGACGATCGGGAGGCCCACTGGAACAACTACGGCCAGACGCCGCGCAATATCCAGCAGATGGAGCGACTGGGGCTCAATGCCACCCACGTCGGCCGTTGGGATCAGTTCGACAGCCGGGTCGGCTATGCCTTCGAGCAGGTGGATCTCTTTGATGACTCCGAACTGATGACGGCGCTGAGCAAGACCAGCGGCGATGTGAGCCAGACCAACCACACCTTCGATGGCCAGCTGAGCGGTAATCTGGGCAGCCACCTGCTGACCAGTGGTGCCGAGTACCGCATCACCGAACTCAAGCATAACGTCAACCTCAAGGGGGGGGATGTCAGCGTCAACCAGAGCGCGCTCTATCTGCAGGATGAGTTTGGCTTTGGCGATCTGGCGTTGACCCTGAGTGGCCGGGTCGATCACCACGAGACCTATGGCACCGAGTTCAGCCCCCGTGGTTATGCCCTCTACAGCCTGGCTGACAACTGGGTGGTCAAGGGCGGCATTGGCAAGGCGTTCAAGGCGCCGACTATTGCCCAGTCCAACCCGGATTATGCGGTAGCCGCCTGTCGCGGTCGCTGCGCCGTGGTGGGCAACCCGGATCTGAAGCCGGAAACCGCCGTCAGCTACGAGCTGGGCACCGCCTATGATGGGTCGTTCTGGGGCGCCGGGGTTACCGCCTTCCACAACGATATCAAGGACAAGATCCAGAGCGAGGCATGGACCTCCACCTGGCGTCCGGCGGTGATGACCTATCAGAACGTCAGCAAGTCCCGCATCAAGGGGGTGGAGCTGAGCGGCTGGTTTGATATTACCGATGACCTGACCCTCTCCAGCAACGTCACCCTGATCTACGGGGAAGACAAGACCAGCGGCAAGGATCTCTATCGGACGCCGGAGCATACCGCCAACGCTAAGCTGGAGTGGCAGGTCATCGAGAGCCTGAGTACCCAGCTGGGCTGGAACTACACCGGCAGCCAGATCCTCCCGGTTCCGCGCATGAGCGGCACCACCTATGAGACGACTGCAGGATTCCACACCCTGGATGTCGGGGCAGTCTGGAACGCCACCCGGGCACTGGATCTGAAGTTCGGACTCAACAACCTGACCAATACCAAGCGTGACTGGGTTGCCACCGAGGCCGATCAGATCCTCGACGGGCGCACTGTCTATGCCGGTGTGGCCTACAAGCTGTAA